The genome window AAGCGCTGAATCAGCGGCGTGCGGCCCTCGTTGGACGCGTCCGTAAACAGAAACTGGTTGACCTTGGCGCCGTACTCGGGGTTGTCTGGATCCAGCAGGGTGTCGCGGTCGAACACGGCGCGCAGCCCTTCCACATGGCCCTCGCCGAACAGGTCGCCGCCTTCGCAGACTTCCTGCACCAGTTGTTCGAACGAAATGGTCTGCCACTTGCCTTCGCCGCGTCCGCCCACCCGCTTGAGCGGTTGCAACACCCGATAGGGGCTATTCATCTGTTCCAGCATGGCAGACCCACGCGCACAGGATGTAGCGCGCCCTTCCAGGCCGTTGTCGCCGCCCAGTTGCGCATAGACCTCGCGCACCGGGGCTTCCATGGGCGCCGGCCGCGTGGTGGCCAAGGGGTGATACGGGTTACCCGCCACCCGCAGAATGCGGTTTTCCTTCGTGTCCACGCGCAAGCGCACGCCGCACTGCGTCCAGCATCCCAGGCAGCTTGAGGGGCTGACGGTCTGACCCGGCTGCGCGCTCAGAATGCCGGTCAGCGGATCAAGGCGGAATTCCGGCGTCAGCGAATTACCGCGCACGGCGTGCGCAGTAGGCACGCCAGCGGTGCCTTGCGCCAATCCCTTGACGGCGCGGGCAACAGTTTCCCCATAACCCGCTGCAAACGCGGCCATCCCGCCCGCGACCACGCCGCCACGCACCATCAGCTTGCGCCGGGCCTCGTCGCGCAGCGTGTCTGGCGCGTCGCCGGTGCCGCTTTGGTCCTTGTCGTGTTGCTTATCCATTGCTTTGTCTTCCCAGTTCTTTCGTCTTGCGGCCGGACTCAGGCCGCCATGCCACGCGTGCGCGCGGGGAACAGTTCAAGCGCATAGGTCACGGCGGCAATCAGCGCCACGCACAGACCCAGCACCCCGACCATGCCGAGCAGGCCGTCGCTGCCCCAGGGCATCTCATACAAATACAGGCCGGCGCCATACTTGGGCACGCCTTGCACGCTCATGAAAACCACCCAACGGAAAATCCATGCGGCCGCCAGCATGGTCAGCGCCAACGTGGCAGAAGGCAGCGGCGCGGCCAGCCAGCGGGCGGGACGCTGCAACAACGCGATCATGCAAAAGGCGGTGATGACAGCGCCAGCCAGACTGATGCGCCAGATCGGAAATTCCGCGAACAACCGAAGCGCGGCGTTAAAGGACGGGTCCACGCCCATCAGGCCCAGCGCCGCCCAGGCGCCCGCGCCCAGCGCCATCATCACTACCGCAGCCAGGCTCAAGCGGCGCAGCACATCCACCGGCAGCGCCTTCAAACCGCCGGGCAGCCAGCGTCCCACCAGAAACATTGCGCCCAACGCGCCGAGCCAGGCGGTCAGCGCAAAGTTCACCGGCAGAAACACCGTGTGCCACAGGGGCCGCGAACGCAGCACCATCACTTCGGCGCCGGTATAGACAAGAATCGACATGGCCGACACGGCCAAGGCCACGCCCAGCACGCGC of Achromobacter seleniivolatilans contains these proteins:
- the nrfD gene encoding NrfD/PsrC family molybdoenzyme membrane anchor subunit yields the protein MQISELLTPVYDAAWLPWAVQYFFLIGIAATTALTAAFSAFGQAGSPARRLLPAAVTVLLVSAIAAPVSLLADLHQPGRFWHFYAHFTPWSWMWLGALLLPVFVGLAVLFCAAWWWGRMGWVRVLGVALAVSAMSILVYTGAEVMVLRSRPLWHTVFLPVNFALTAWLGALGAMFLVGRWLPGGLKALPVDVLRRLSLAAVVMMALGAGAWAALGLMGVDPSFNAALRLFAEFPIWRISLAGAVITAFCMIALLQRPARWLAAPLPSATLALTMLAAAWIFRWVVFMSVQGVPKYGAGLYLYEMPWGSDGLLGMVGVLGLCVALIAAVTYALELFPARTRGMAA